AGATGCGTACCACCCTGCGGGGTAAACTGCCCGTTGACGAACGAATGGTACTCCTCGCCATAGAGCTTGGCGCTATGGCTAAAAGCAAATTCCATGTCATCCTCTTTAATATGAATGATTGGGTAAAGTATGGCATTACCGTTAATAATCCGGTTCAGCAAGTCAAGCAGGCCATTTTTAGCCTGGAACTTCTGGCCATTAAAAATGATAGTCAGCCCGTTGTTCAGGAAGACATAATTCCACAGAAGCTGTTCGAGATATTCATGGATATAATGGAAGCTGCCGAAAAGTTTTTCATCAGGCACGAAGGTGACGATGGAACCCGTCTGCAATTCCTTTTCTTCAAGAAGTTCCTCTTTTATAAGCTCTCCCCTTTCAAACTCCGCTATTTTAGCAGCCCCATCGCGTATCGATTGAATTCTGAAGCTGGATGACAGGGCATTGACGACCTTTGACCCGACGCCATTGAGCCCCACGGCTTTTTTAAAGACCCTGGAGTCGTATTTTGCACCGGTATTGATTTTGGAGACGCACTCCACCAATTTTCCCAGCGGTATGCCGCGGCCATAGTCCCTGATGATCACCCGCCTGTCCTTGATGGTGACTTCTATGGTTTTTCCAAATCCCATCAGGTACTCATCAACGGAATTATCGATGATCTCCTTGACGAGGACATAGATACCATCGTCGTGCGATGCGCCGTCGCCAAGCTTGCCAATGTACATTCCCGGCCTCAGCCTTATATGCTCCTTCCAGTCAAGGGAACGTATATTATCCTCTGTATAATTCATCATCCCGTCAAAGATTTTTACAAATGTAACTATTCGGATGGACTGATATTCAAGGGATGCAGGAAATTTGTAAACAACCCCTGTTAATAAGCCTCATCCTTTTGCAGGGATAATAATTCAGATTAATCGGCACACCAGTTTGTTTGGAATTTAATAACTGGAATTTATTTGGAACCTGGAATTTGGAATTTATTTGGAATCCCGTCCTTGTCGGGATTTCGCTCAGCTTCGCTTCGCTCAATTTGGTGCTTGAAATTTGGAATTTTATTTCTGTAGTATCCACAGCTCCGGCAGCTTATCCTCCAGCTCTTTTTTAGCTTTTTTTGCCTCTTCCAGTGAAGTATAATGTCCCACTGCCACACGGTATTTATTATCTTTTTTTAACACTTCCGTACTGGTATATCCCTGACTTACATACTGAGTGGCAACGCTTTTGGCTTTTCCCATCGTATCAAAGCTGCCGGCAATCAGGTAAAAAGAACTACCCGCCGACCCGGTACCGGTAGACCCGGCACCCGTAGACCCGGTACCCGCCGACCCGCTACCCTCTGCCCCGCAAACCACAGGAACACCAGCATTATCATTTTCCTCGCCAAACCACACCAATACATAGTCCTTGTATACCGCCACGCCGATGACTTTCCAGTACCTGGCTTTCCAACTGCCCCAGTTCAAGAGCATGTCGGACGAAATGTCGTGTGAGATCCACATGGTAAATGGTTCTGAAGGACCAGTGACATCCTTCTCCCAGTATGCCAGCTCATATCCTTTCCCTTTATATCCGGTGAGTTCCTTTGGTTTATTCCACATGCAGGCATACCGTGGGTCCTTATCACTGTAACAGCAGGCTGTCCACCGGCCCTGATCTGACCAGCTATGAAACCCACAGGGCACTTTGCACGGCTTATTGTGGAAAAGATCACGCGCATGGACATGAGCAACATAACACAGCGATTTCGACGGCTGCAATGCCCCAAGTCCGTTCGACTGCCTGTAGTTGTTGATCATTTTTATCAGCGAGTCCTCTGCGATTGTGATGCAAAAGTCGGCAGGCATAAAAGCAGCAGGAGACTGAGCCGGCATGGTCAGACTAAAATTAACAGACAAAATGATTATCAGCAATACCCTTGCAGACATTTTTCCGGATATTCATGAGTAACAAATATAGTAAATATCGTAAAATTGAGTATCCAATATCGAACATTCGAAGTAGAAGTTGAAGTGTAAGGCCAAGTAGAAGGCGAAATAATTTTCGAAGTCGAACAACACCTGACAGAAGAGCTTATTGCGAATCGTCTACTTTTGCTAGCAAATCGACAAATCCTAAATTGACTAATTGACTAATTTTCAAATTATCTAATTTTTCTCACAGCCCCGTAAGAGGCGCCAGTCAATAAAAAATGCACCGAACAAAAAAATCAGAGCCCTGAAAGAGCGGTATTAAGTAGCTCATAATGCATTTTTTTCCATTATTATGCATCAGGGATGTTTTTGTAATTTTGTTGGTTGTCAGGTTTCTGACAATTAAAACTGTTAACTGAGGAATGTGAAATTTACAGTGCATCATTATGGTTTATTGCAATTCATTCCAGATTCTGGAACTGTATCGTTAAACCTTTTACGGACATCCATTTCATCACCTACAAACTACTGATTTAATCTTTAAAAATTAAGACTTATGAGACATTTATTACTGTTAATCAGCTTCTCTATGTCGTGCTGGCTTACGAGCGGACAGGTTGTTTTGTCCTATGAATTTAACAACTCACTCAATGAAACCAATGGATTGGGTCCTGCACTGACTATACTGGGCACAGAGGGGATCTTTGTTGAAGATACCCTGAATGAAATCGGCAGCTCTACAAAATGGGTTTACAGGTTTGATATAAATTGTGGGTTACAGTTCAACAATACACAGGCTGACGGATTCCTGGGTAAATCCTATACCATTGAACTTTATTTTCTTTTTGACGAGCTTACCAGCTGGAAACGGGTGGTAGACTGGAAAAACAGGAAAACCGATAACGGGGCATATGTTTACTATGGCCAGTTGAACTTTTATCCTTATATATACAGCGAGGAGGCTCCTGTTTTACCGGGAGAATACACCTATTATGTGGTAACACGCGATTCAGTGTCACAGGAGGTTATTTTATACACAGACGGACTGAACCAGATTCAATTCACTGATGAATATTCTGATGCCATACTCGATAATGAACAGGTGCTGAATTTCTTTCATGACGATCTCGTTGTACCTGATGAGGCTTCGTCCGGCACTGTAGCTATGCTGAAACTATACAATTATGTGCTTGATACAGCCACCATCCGACAACACTTTCAAAACCTGACAAGTCAGGTGTATGGCATCAGTGAATCAGACGCCCCCCACTCCCTAAATGTGTTTCCCAATCCTGCCTCTGACATTCTGCATGTCGGGTTTAGTGACATGAGGGATAAAGAAACATGCCTGATCAGATTAAGTACACTTTCAGGAAAAAAATTGATATCACAGGTTACCTCAGGTGACAAGATAGCTGTGATTGATATCACCCGGCTAATCAACGGATGTTATATTTTAGAAGTAAGCACAAGAACAAACCAATTTCATGAGAAAGTAATCATTCAGCATTAGATCATTGTGAAATTTATGTCCCCTACAATACCTGTAATGTACGGCTTCATGACAGGGGCGCTCATCATCATCATTGGTGCATTACAGATAGTGAAGATAAACCTATAAATCCCGGACTTTATTTGTTCGTCCTGAATACACAATCAGCAGTTTTATCAGAAAAAATTATTGTGATCGAGTGATTGGTTATCAAGCCTGCCAGCAAACATAAAATTGGTTTTTAGGGCGTTGAAGCACTTTCCTCTGTTTCAAATCACCACATAGGCAAGACTTGTCGGGAGTAAAGCACAATAGGATTAGAAAGTTGTAAAACACATTACAAAAGATTTACAAGCCGATTTCAAACCCAGCAGATGCCGGTGCCTTAATTTCGCATTCAAATCATCTAACCAAATCATTTAATTTGAAAATCATGAAAAAACTTATCTTCTTACTTATTATATTCATGCTCCAGTCGGAGTTTTGCATGAATAAGAACGGTTCTGCCGACAAAGAGGTGCAGAACGCATTCGAAACACGGATGAGCGGCCAGGTAGACCAGGCTAAAACCATCCTCGACAATGTTCTTAAAAGGGATTCTACCAACGCAATGGCCTATTATGAATTGGCCAGGATTAAGATGTACATGCTGACCGGAGGGAGCGATGTATCAATTGAAAATATTCTCTCACCCATCAATAAAGCGGTAGGGTTTAGCCCCCGAAATGTTACTTATGCTTATTTTAAAGCGATTACTACTTTCTTCAGGGCTTATATGGCCCTGGAAAGTGAATCCGAAAAAACAAAAGATTACATATCCGAAACCTGTCAGGAGTTCGAGAAAGTATTGAAGTTAAACCCTGATCATAAAGAGGCCATGTTATATCTTGTAGAAATATATGGTATGCTTCCTAAAGATATAGGAGGCGATAGCATTAAAGCAGCGATGTATGCCGGCAAACTGGAGAAAATGAATGCTTATTACGGTGCTAAGGCAAGGCTGGTATTGTCTTCTGAAGATACTGATCCAGTGAAGTACTGGCAGGATTATCTTGCCGGACACAAAAAGGATGCTGACATCCTGGCGGAGCTGGACAAAGCCTGTTTATACAAGGACGATCCTGATCAGGCGGAAAAATATATGAATGAGGCTATAGCGCTGGATCCTTCGAAGAACATCCTCCTGCTCGATCTTGCACGGTACCATATGATGAAGGTCATGGGAAACAAAGACCTGGCCGCTGTGGAATTACCCTTATCGACACAGTATTTTGAAAAATACATCAGCAGCACACCTGCACCTGTAGTTCCATTGCATGCATATGCCATAGGTTGTTTGGCAAGAATCAAAATGTTTAGCGGAAATAAGGCCGAAGGTGAAAAGCTTATGGAACAGGCTCAATCGCTTGATCCCTATTTCTCCAGGGCTTTCGGTGTGCCCTCCCCCTTTCTGTTCGATCCGCCCGATAAGGCCAATAACCATTTTGTATCTTTTTTCAGACCGTTTTAAAATAAACGTATCATGATAATTCAATACATGCGATAAATTGATTATCTTAATAGAAAATTTGAAAACCAACTATAAGGAGGAAGAGTTATGTTAGAACAAATTCATAATCATATTACATCTGAATTACAGCAGAACACCCGGACGGATATCATCTTTATCCTGTCCTCGATATTTCTAAACCTGATAACGCTGGCGATCAATTCCGCCATGGTTGAAAAATCACGGAGTGATAATACCATGCTGGCCGTCATGTTCATTTTTGTTGCAATGATTTTACTGGTGAATATTGTGGCCATTTTTGGTCTGATTAAAGGGAAACAGACCCGTACAAAGTTGTTGTCGGGATTGATATCCATGTATAAAGACCAGAATGTTGACAAATATTACGACAAATCACTTCTGAGCAATTATAGTGTAAGATATAACCTTTTTATACTGGTGGTGGTTTGCACAGGGCTCATCGCGACTGTCGTTCCTTTTGTTATGAGGTGATCAGGCTGGATGTCCCGGTTCTTGCGGACTCCATTCTTATCCTGAATCAGTATAAGTACCATTCTTTAAACCTTCAGGATTTGCATTCTACTCAATTAATTGCTCATTTATTTGTGATTGAAACTCTCATAGCGTAATTTTGATACTACCTAAATATTTAATCAAAATTGCGCAGCGAGGACAATACCTACTTCGAATTGCTGAAAAAAAAGATCGTGGCTACCATGCAGCAATCAAATCCGGGGATCAATCCGTCCATTTCTGAATGGAAAGGACAGGAAATTGTAGACTTCCAGGAAGACCTGCTGAGAAAGGTGAATGCAAACATCAGCGAGAAGTGGTTTTATACGCATATCAAATCAGAACACCGGTCACTGCCACGGATTGATGTTTTAAATATACTTAGCAAATATGCCGGGTATGCAAATTGGGATGATTTTATTTATAACAACAGTGAACAGACCTATATACATACGCCGTTAAAAAAAGCGAACCGCTATTTTATCATCGTTCCGATTCTGGTATTGGTTTTCTTGTGCGCCTTTTATGGTTTATTTAAACTCTTCAGCACACGCGAGTATAAATTTTGTTTCTATGATGCAGATACCAGAGAACCTATTGCAAACACCATAATAGAAGTCAGTCTGTTGCTGGAGGGTGAATCCCCATTGAATTCTTTATGCAAGCCGAATGAGTGTTTTGTTCTTAAAACCGGTAAGAGTTATGTCAAAATGGTGGTAAAAGCACCTTATTATAAAACCGATACCATTTCACGTTTTCTGAATAAATTTAACCGTAATGAAATGGTTAGTCTTCATGCCAATGACTACGCCCTTATTATTCATTACTTTTCATCGATGAAGGTTGAGGACTGGCAAAACAGAAGGACACGCCTCGATAAAATAATTGATGACAGAGCAATGATATACCAGGTTTATAACGAAAAAAAGGCCATTGGCATGGAATTATATAATAAATGGGAGTTTATAGACAAACTGACTATTCCATCGGGCAGCCTGAAGCAAATTGAAATACTTGATACGAAATATAATGGAGATAAAATAATGGTTCTCCGGTTCAGGATTAATGAGAACTTATAATGAGAAGATTTTTAATCGTTTTTGCCCTTGCCCTTGCTTATTTGCTTTTGTGTTCAAAGGCCTGTGACGATAATGTTCAGGAAAATGAGAAGATGGAGCAGGACAAAGTAATTGCAGTAAGGGATAGCATCAGGGATGAATTTGAAGCCGATTATCTTTCCGAAGGATCATTATATGCACTTGAGGCAACTGCCAGGCAAAAGCTTTCAGACTTTGCTGATTATATGCAAATGATGGCTGACACAACGCTCGATAATTCATTCAAAGAAAAGGCCGGCGATATGATAAAGAAGATGTTCATTTCTGAAAATGTTCGCCTGCGTTTTATCCTGGAGCAAGGCAGAAAAGAAAAAAAACTGACAGTGAAGGAACTCCTGGCTGATGGACTCAGAACTCCTTATGCATCCGCACGGTTCATTTTCGATTCAGTAGAGGTTCAGGAACCCCTTCAGAGAATCAATACAGGCACCTTCTCAGGAAGGCTGAGCTTTTCTCAGAAATTTACCGGTTACTCCCTGCATGATACGCTGACCACCAACTCCGTAAGAACGAGGATAGATGTCTTCGTAACGAAAGTCGACAAGATATTCGGTGATGATACACTGAGTGTGTGGGGAGTCTTTTTAGGTGATATGAAATGAGAGATGATAAATTAATTTTAATTAACTTGCAGGTAAATCCTAAAACATTTCCTTGGCGATAAACACCGACATACTCAACACACTCATACGCAACCAGAAAACCGCCATCCGCTACCAGACACTCTTCGCTTTGGCAGTGGTTTGCATTGGACTCAGCTTAATCATAGTATCCGTATTTGTCATTGGACATCCCGCCGGAGATGACACCATTAAGCTGATCATAGGCATCGGAGGCGGATTTATTTCCACGATCAGCGCTTTTCCGGTCAATCAGATCATCATCCGTAATGAACGGATCAAGACGTACGAGTATTTCTGCCTGAACATCGATACGATGACCGATGCCGAAAAGCAGAAAGTAGAAGAACTTATATGGAAATCCATCGAAAAAATCATTTAGCATGCAAACAGAAGAGCTTTTACAAAAAATTGAACAACAGGAACGACGGGCTAAAAAACGTGCTTTTCTTTTAGCCGTCATTCCCGTGCTTGCAGCCATGATCTTCATGGTGTATGCCTCAATAAACATTGCTGCATCGCGAAAAGAGCTGAACAAGATCAAAAAAGAGCTTGACGAAACGAAAAAGCATAATACAACTCTTAAATCCCAGAATGACTCCCTGCTTATTCTGCTAAAAAAGCTGCAATAACCCAATCGCTCAATCGTCCAATCGTCCAATCGCCCAATCGCCAAGTCTTCAAATCGACTAATCCTCAAATCATCCCATCCCCTCTCAGCCCCGCCAGGGCGCCATTCAATAGCCCTGTAAGGACGACACATAGCCTTTTGCTCATCTTTAACAGTTGAATTTTGTATATCATTCATTAGTAACAAAATAAGAGCTTCAAAATTTCTTTTGGCACCACAAATATAGCTTATGTATATATAATTTCATTCTATTCTTATTGTTGGAGGCATTGCTACGCCCACAGCCTGAAATATTTTTCCGCATACACCACGACTTTGAGTGCGAATAACAAGGGTCTTGTCTTTTTTCTTAATAGTAACCTCCTGCAGGGCTTTAAGATCTTCTTTGATGTCATTCCATTCAAATGTATAACCGTTGATCTCCAGTTTTCTATCCAGCTCTTTTTTCAAAACCAGTGCCAGAAAACTGCAAAACACATGACCTCTTATCGTATCATCACAACGATGATAGACCGGTCGTGTCTCTAAAACTGATTTTACATCTCTGAAGGCCTGTTCCACCTGCCATAGCTCTTTATACCTTAACGCCACTTGCTCAGCCTTCATGGGTGTGTTGGTACGCAATACCCACTTGCCATCATAACGACATTCTTTCCGGATTTTTTCCTCAGCAATCACTACTGCACCGCGTTTGATTTTGAGATATTTCTGATACCCTTTGTTTTGTATTAATGACTTGGGATTATTTTTAATTTTATCCTGTAGCGTTTCAATGATCACTTGCCGGTCAGCAGCATCCTTAAACGCCTGCTTTTCATTGTAACAGAGAATATAACGCTTGCCGCCATAGACCCGGACATCCTTTACTTTTAATGGAGATGGCTTTTGGGATGAGGTGCTTTCCCGAAACACCTCCCGGTATATGCCTGCCCGTGTCAACACTTGCTCCCCAATCTCCTTGACCCGCCTCATCCTGGCCCCCAGGATGTATGGGATGTTTTTCTTCTCCAAAGCACCGATCGTTTCTTCGCTCACCATGCCACGGTCGGCAACCACACAAAAATCAACGATCCCAAACCTGTTTCTCAAGCGCTCAACAACGGGTAATAACGTATTCACATCTGCTGTACTTCCCGGCCACATCTCGCAACATATCGGACTGCCCTTTTCATCCAGCACCACTCCCACTATCATCTGATATCTGTCCGATCGGTGATCCTTGCTATAACCATATTCCCCTAACTCTTCTCCTCCTTCTCCCTCAAAGTAAATGCTTGTCGTATCAAAAAACACCATTTCCAGCCCTGTAAACATATCCCTGTGTTCATTAAACAACCTCTCTTCTATCACATCTTTGATGGTGCGTTGTGTCTTTATCTTACCACGCTGCTGTTCCTCTATCTCCTCTCCTAAAAAGGCCATGGCCCGGTAACTATGATGTAAAGCCAAATCTCCGGTGCCTTCTATCTGGTAACTCTTTCGCCAGCTATCGCAATAACGGTCTGACCCGCTAACAAATAATCGATGCAATACCGTTAAAAATATCTCCCTCTCAACATCAAACTCGAATTTCCTTCCCTTAAGCAATTCCCTCAGTACCTTTTGGATTCCTGTCTCTTGCCATAGCCGGTTAAAAACTATCCCGGGTCCAACCTTATAAGCATATCCCTCAACTTCTTCCCTTTGTGAAAGAACTATCATGGTCTCTGAGGTATATTTTGTCAACGAACGCAAAAGGCTTTCCAGTCCTTTACTATTTTGAAGATCATCGATCCTGCCCAAGGTACCTATGACCCTTTGTTTGGTTTTGTATCCTTCACGATAATTTTCAACTACTTGCAGGTAGTGATAGTTACCGGCCTTTTTGACACGAATGAACATAAGGTGTAATTTTATGACACCCCAAAATTAATTCATTAAAACAATAAAGTCAATACTTAAAGCATTTTT
This genomic window from Bacteroidota bacterium contains:
- a CDS encoding T9SS type A sorting domain-containing protein, whose product is MRHLLLLISFSMSCWLTSGQVVLSYEFNNSLNETNGLGPALTILGTEGIFVEDTLNEIGSSTKWVYRFDINCGLQFNNTQADGFLGKSYTIELYFLFDELTSWKRVVDWKNRKTDNGAYVYYGQLNFYPYIYSEEAPVLPGEYTYYVVTRDSVSQEVILYTDGLNQIQFTDEYSDAILDNEQVLNFFHDDLVVPDEASSGTVAMLKLYNYVLDTATIRQHFQNLTSQVYGISESDAPHSLNVFPNPASDILHVGFSDMRDKETCLIRLSTLSGKKLISQVTSGDKIAVIDITRLINGCYILEVSTRTNQFHEKVIIQH
- a CDS encoding IS1634 family transposase, with amino-acid sequence MFIRVKKAGNYHYLQVVENYREGYKTKQRVIGTLGRIDDLQNSKGLESLLRSLTKYTSETMIVLSQREEVEGYAYKVGPGIVFNRLWQETGIQKVLRELLKGRKFEFDVEREIFLTVLHRLFVSGSDRYCDSWRKSYQIEGTGDLALHHSYRAMAFLGEEIEEQQRGKIKTQRTIKDVIEERLFNEHRDMFTGLEMVFFDTTSIYFEGEGGEELGEYGYSKDHRSDRYQMIVGVVLDEKGSPICCEMWPGSTADVNTLLPVVERLRNRFGIVDFCVVADRGMVSEETIGALEKKNIPYILGARMRRVKEIGEQVLTRAGIYREVFRESTSSQKPSPLKVKDVRVYGGKRYILCYNEKQAFKDAADRQVIIETLQDKIKNNPKSLIQNKGYQKYLKIKRGAVVIAEEKIRKECRYDGKWVLRTNTPMKAEQVALRYKELWQVEQAFRDVKSVLETRPVYHRCDDTIRGHVFCSFLALVLKKELDRKLEINGYTFEWNDIKEDLKALQEVTIKKKDKTLVIRTQSRGVCGKIFQAVGVAMPPTIRIE
- a CDS encoding SPOR domain-containing protein, which produces MSARVLLIIILSVNFSLTMPAQSPAAFMPADFCITIAEDSLIKMINNYRQSNGLGALQPSKSLCYVAHVHARDLFHNKPCKVPCGFHSWSDQGRWTACCYSDKDPRYACMWNKPKELTGYKGKGYELAYWEKDVTGPSEPFTMWISHDISSDMLLNWGSWKARYWKVIGVAVYKDYVLVWFGEENDNAGVPVVCGAEGSGSAGTGSTGAGSTGTGSAGSSFYLIAGSFDTMGKAKSVATQYVSQGYTSTEVLKKDNKYRVAVGHYTSLEEAKKAKKELEDKLPELWILQK